TTTCCTCAACGTAATACGCGGAGGGGGAGGAACCCACCCGCGCCGACCCGCGTCGTCGTGCGGGATCACCCTTGTCGGTCGGGGGTGCGAACGAGGGTCCGGGGGAGGGGCGCACGAGGGTCGGCCCGAGGGTCCGGTCCCGCCCGGGCGCCTTTCCCGCGCGGAGCCTTCCTCGCCCGGCGTCTTCCCTGCGCGGAGCCTTCCTCGCCCGGCGCCTTCCCCGCGTCGGTCGCGTCGGCCGACGCCCCGGGCCGTCGCGGCCTCGTCAGCGAGGGGCGGCCGGCGGGTTCGGAGCGGCTTCTTCGGGCGTGCGCGCCCACGCGGCCCGGCGGCGGGTCTCGTTCTCCTGGGCCATACGACGCAGCAGGGCCAGGACCGGTTCCAGCAGGAGGACGACGATGGCGGCGTGCTCGGCGAGCCTGAGCCGGTCCTCGGCGTCGTCGAGCTCCTCGAGCCGGTCGACGTCGAGCTTCGCGGCGGCCGCGGCCAGCTCGGCGTACGGCAGCAGGTCTCCGGTGTCGTACTCGATGCCGAGGCGGCTGAGGTCCATGAGGCTCGCGGCGAGTGCGCGGCGGTGCGGGGAGTCCGCGGAGACGTCCCAGCCCATGGCGCGTACGAGCTCGTCGACCCGCGGTGCCTGCTCGTCCACCGCGTCCGTCTCGGCGGCGTCGACGGGGGTCGGGAGCGCGTAGTGCACGACGCCGAGCGTGGCGAGCGGGTCGAGCGGCTCGTCGATCGCCGCGAGGACGTCGCGGGTGGCGGCGATGGACAGGCCGCCGCGGGCGGTCAGGGCGCGGATCAGGCGCAGGCGCTGGACGTGCTCGTCGCCGTACAGGGTCAGCGTGGCTCCGAGCGGGCGGCCGGGCGGCAGCAGACCTTCCCGCAGGTAGTACTTGATCGTTCCGACCGGCGTTCCGGACAGACGGCTCAGGTCAGAGATCTTCATGGGCACTCTCGCTCGACGCTCTTCGGGTGTGATCAGTCT
The DNA window shown above is from Streptomyces vietnamensis and carries:
- a CDS encoding MerR family transcriptional regulator is translated as MKISDLSRLSGTPVGTIKYYLREGLLPPGRPLGATLTLYGDEHVQRLRLIRALTARGGLSIAATRDVLAAIDEPLDPLATLGVVHYALPTPVDAAETDAVDEQAPRVDELVRAMGWDVSADSPHRRALAASLMDLSRLGIEYDTGDLLPYAELAAAAAKLDVDRLEELDDAEDRLRLAEHAAIVVLLLEPVLALLRRMAQENETRRRAAWARTPEEAAPNPPAAPR